The following nucleotide sequence is from Citrus sinensis cultivar Valencia sweet orange chromosome 6, DVS_A1.0, whole genome shotgun sequence.
AACAAGCAAAGCCAATAAGAGAATAATTACCAGAAGATCTTCTTACGttctttatttcatttcccgatctttgattttatttgattacaaATAGTGATGACTATTTATAATCAGTGAAGCATATTAATCTTTGCGTATttagcaacacactttttgAATCTTAAGGTGTTAGTGCAAAACACCTCATGAATTAATTAGTGCGATGCACAACTCACAATATATTTAAAGAAGTGTGATGCGCACATCACAAATCATGCGGTTGTTTAGCAATTCACTTTCTAAAGTTATTAGTATGAaacactttttctttttaatcaagGGGTGAATATGCATAACTCATAACGAAAGATTAAACTCACCAATATTCAGTATATCTACAAGCAAAAAATTTGGGGCCTAAGGGGTGGGGACCTACAAACCCTTAGATGGGagattttcattaatattccactgataagtagagtttttattgacttaaatattaacaaattaagttCGGATAGTCATCCTATGTTGTTTGCCCTCATGTAGTAGTATGTTTACAGACAAAAGTGtgaaacgaaaaaaaaaaagaaaaaaatttctaacaaGGGTTTACCGcaacaaaaattaagtttatatttttttaaaaaataattttgagatgACAAAAAGTGAGGTTTGGATAGCATACTCATCTTTActtttctatattttaaaatttttgtaatgagtATATATATTGACAGTATAGGCGCATGGCCTACATACCATTACGGGCCAAATTCGATGTTGAGTGGGAGTTGCTTTGGGCCGTAAACCTTATGATCGCAGCATAGTGTAGTATTTTGCTCAATCGATCTAGCTATCCCATTGGCACGTGTTGTATGTTGAAAGCACATAGAGCCACAAatcatttcaaataataacatGTCTACACCAACTTATGTTTACAAATTGTAATAGccattttttccatttaacAATTACTATTAAAACATGCTGACTCACATGAATAACGAGCTTAGCTCTGGAATATTCTGATGTTCTTTCAAACAACTTTCTGCAAATCCaactctcttttctttctctattcAGCGGAGAGGGCGCTCTCAATagaatttacatttatttatttatttatttgttgattGAGTTTTCTATCCTTTCTAGACTGAGATCAAAACGTTTCTATGATTATTGACTTATGAGTTGTTTTCTCCACCTATGTAAggtgatttgtttttcttttttctaggCTAAAAGATCTTTTACTTTTAGATTTGATTGGAGCTTGAATTTGTTGAGTGGAGGTATCTTTTATTGTTACTTAGGGTGCATGATTTTTATTCCCCATATGACAATAAACTATAATGgttattttttgttgcaaTAGATTACTGTATAGTCTCTTATGGATCAAGGGTACGTTTGACAGCCTGCATCAAACACATTatgttgaaatattattttatattttttttgtgctAATTTTGTCCTAACTTATTAGGTGTAATAAAACCTCAATGAATAAATGtttgataaatgaaaaaacttgattaagtaataaaatcattcGATCCCAACTTGACTagtgtaataaattaataaatttactaaatgcataagataatttttttttttttgaatcctTTAGGGTCCaatatagatataaattaataattaacagaatattaaaattaataataaataacatttaaaattcataacaTTACGGagctttttttcttataactttaattatctaaattaaattctttgtaAAATATGCATTAGagttgtttatttattctttactCATCTTTATACTCACACAACGTTTTCCTTATCTCATCAGTCAATATAGATTTTTCTCACTCATttcaaaagagaaagatgtgaaaattctaattatttaagacaaaaatactaaaaaaataattgaatgaaaCTTgagaatatttttgtatttatatttcttaataTCAAAGGCTTACACAATAGTGATATATAGTACTTGATTACACAAActgattaaacaaaaaatactaTATAATTACAAGTTTCCTAATTAAGCTGTACTATTATGTATAATAGCCGTTGGAGAAAATACTATTGACTTGAGAAAGTACaatttatatgtaaatatgaacatatactaaaaaaactcttctcaaaataagaaatctcttttaaattaataaatattcatttatcaataaattaataaattatttatttaccgataaataaataacttcaCTAAAACAATATTTCTTCTTAGCTTTAGTAGTATTATTCTGTAGAGGTTTTACTTAATAATTCTAACTAATGATGACCCTCTTAGAACTGgacttttgatttattagatCAGACAATGATGAATTTCTCCTTTTGTGCTAATCTAAATAGTCCTCTCAATTTTCTCTTAGGAGGTGTCCATTTTCTTAGCTTACTTGGATGACTTTATTAGATGATACCctacaaaaacaagaaaaaagtcAGAGGGCCAGCTTTACTAGCGTAAACACTTTGATGGTAAAGTTTCGACGGTAAAGTCATTCCTTAGATTTTtggaaatatgaaattttaaatttagtaataattatttacatttatgtaactctaaataatattaatttcatataaataatattatttcttttacttttgtcaaataatttttttaatgattataagtttatgatataaaaattattttaatcattttaatgcttatatgttaataatttattatttactagaataataaattatatcaaatagTATTATTACACATTAAGTAttaataaaactcaaataatattatttgataataataatattaaattcttttattttattatacaaaattattttaatcattttgctttgtaatttagtattttattatttactaaaataaaaatcaatcaattaatttaaattaaatgttaaagtattaataaaaataatattatagtattttatttttgttatataaaaattacttttattatttaaaaaataataacatatttgttgttaaaatttaaattaagaataatttaaaatattaaatattagtatgaataataacataaaatatttgaatatataataCAGTCTATAATAGACCAGACATTATACTGCATTACAATTTAATGCAATGCAATGCAATACACCTTATTGCAATCCAATATGATGCACGAAATATACTGTGAATGTTATACTGTTATGCATTTgagttgtaataaattttttgcctttgtttgtaaagaaaaaaaaaataagctaACAAGTTTATTGAGAGATCAAAATGATACTtgtatttgttgatttttttaaaaaaattgggtgAGGAATTAATGTAGGCATTAagtcatttattttgtgaattgagacaaaaaaaaaagttcaactTTTTCGGTTCTTTCTTGTCAAAGAACGGTCTAATCAAAGACCGGAAAAGTGatgaaattcatttatttttcctatagTAATTCGTTCGATTTTATGATTTCATATATCGTCAAAAAAAATctgtaacaaaaaaaaaaaaaactcaaaataaaattttatcaaattaaagcAAACTATTGGGTTGTTTACATGATAAGCTAGAGATGTGTGCATGAGAGAAGATTACTTATCcactttattaatttcataagaaATGTAAAAGTAACAAAGGGGTTTGATAAGATAAAAACGGGGTGCACTTAGCtccattcttttctttcttttttttttttttctttttcttctaaattaCATTGTACTGGTGTTTCGTAATAAAGGGGTTTGATTAGTTCAACTCTCAaatacttaaaagaaaattaataaatacaatacaATGACTCAAAAACTTAATCTCAAGAGTAAGACGACGGGGTGTCCGCCACTCAATCTAAAACATAATTTGCATCCATGCACTTGACTAATCTACTGGAATTCGTTGGGCATATTTTAAACCGCATGGTAATTTATGAGATCTTGTACTATCAGCGAGAAGTTATATCCATGTCGACAAGTCTCATGCCAATGAGTatgcatatttaatttactcatGAAGGTTCCATGAGAGAAGAGAGAACATAAATGATGACGTCATAAATTAATGAGCTTTCTTTATTGCTCTGCATATAATGCAGTTGCAAGGACATACTGCATGCATAAATTTGCAGGAATTTATTATTCGCACTTTGTGCATAAAGGCAGATCCCCTACcagaatttgagtttttaaaacCTCATGTTTGCTCGTGTGCAATAACTCTCTTGATTCTTGGCCATTAATTGCTAATAATTGAATGCTTTCTCAGGAAAAAAGCCTTTTGAATTTGGAAATTTCATGACCTTCAACTGAATTATAACAATGGCAGTGTTTTCACTCCCTCTATCTGTTTGAATGCATGGAAATGAAACCTGAACTATGGGAGCTCGATTTAAGCTCCAAACATTTATACCATTGCAAGAGGTTCAACCAATTGAGCCAACTAGTATCTTCTAGTTATCCAGTAGGGCTCCTCAAGAGCCCTACTGGCCCTCATGCACCTGAACCAAAAGAACCATTAATTCAACAATGCAAGCCGACTGAGTCTAAGTATTTTACTTTTCCAGGAATACTTCATCACTGATGTCTAAGTAAAATGCATAAGAAATTTATACGTTTCATGGAAACATAGCTTATTAGAATGATCTGATTCACACATGCTTCACGTTGAGAAGAAACCCTagtgtctatatatatttttatatatatatacacattcCGGCAAAATTACAAAGCCCAATTTATATAGCTAATTATATAGCTAGGATACCGAATAAAAAGGACAGAAGGATATGCTGTGTATTCGAgggatttttataataagaacaaagaaaaaacaacaacTACATAGTGAGGGAATAGAGCCTTACCCTTCAAATCTTCTGCAGCAGCAACAAAAGCACGtcataaaagagaaaagaacaaaaagttaCAACTAACTTAGCAAATGAGAGCTAGCAACATGGCAAAATCCAAGAGTCAAAAAGTAActgcattaataataataacctatTATCTCATAAATTAGTAGAAGATATTGTGTCAGATATGTCAAATAATCTAATGATATCTAATATCAATCTGCATCAGTCACAAACCAAGTAAGGATCCACGACCTGTACCGAAAAGAACTATGCGTTAGATATATAGGGTTTACATAGTGTAATAGAATTTAATTTGGAGATTGTAGAAGCACAATCATGGGAGAtgaaaaaggaattttttatGTGCCTTCGCTTTTGCTGATTTAGCTATCCATGTCTAAAATATTCAAGTAAAGAATACAACTAGGATTActgaaaaaatgataattaaatcattGCAGGCTATCCAAAAATGTAAAAGGAATGATGGGAGCTTAATGGAAAAcatttttataagaaattaaaatgaactaaatacaaaatcaaCCTTAGTTCTGCAAACAATCAGGTGCCGAGAGCTAATAAAGCATGATATATATATCCTTAACAAGATCATTAATAGTACCCTTAATGGGAGAAAGTTGAAGAGGTCGGATAAGCGGGGAAAAACCTCTCTAATTATTGGATCTTAACTAGCATGAAATTCAGTGGCTAGAAGATCGATAAAGATCTTTGGTGATCCTGCTGGCTGATGCCTCCCGAGGCTCCGGCCCTAAGCGAAGCTCTAGGTCTAAGTACTGGTCAATAtgagatgatgaagatgaactcTCACCCAACTGCCTCGTCATCTTCTCTTCTTTGCTTTTTGGAGTGCAAATTTTCTCTTGAACACTAGATTCTAATATGACTGCACCTCTATCTTCAGAAACAATATTAGGAGCTTCAATACTTGGATTTGCTGCCTTTGCAATGTCCAAAGAAAGCAGATTTTCCTCAGAAAATTGTCTAAGTTTGGCCCTATCTTTCCTGTGAATGTTCATATGACCTCCAAGTGCTTGTGCGTTTGAGAAGCCTCTCTTGCAGAAGGCACAAGTATAAGACTTGACATGGCCTGAATCTGAACTATCCAAATCATCAGAGCTCCATAATATTTGGCTAGACTTTTCGATGCTTGATGCTTGGGAGTTTGTTTCCATTTTCAAGTTTCCTTTTTGCTTTTGAAGAGGAGAAAGAGATTGAGAAATGGGAAAGTAGAGATAGTCAACTTGTCGGTTGTAATATATCAGGCCTGCTTTGGTTTCTAGTACCACATTTATATATGCgcatgaataaataatttatatgtcaCCTGTTTGTAAAATGACTGAAATAGCCTTATAAaggtcaaacatttaaaattttgaagtagTACATGTACGCATTATTCATGCTTGTAGCGCGCGTTCTGATTATTAAACTCAGTAACAATACTtctcaaaaaggaaaaaaagaaaaaagaaaaatcgttTATAATACATTTGTTTTAACCAGTCAGTAATGATAGGCAAAGCAATGGCATATTAGAGCGTGCAGTGATGCTAACTGGTTATACCGTGGAGGAAAGTTAATTATGCTCATAGCTAGCAACTCTAGAATTTTAACAGCTATATGTGTAGTAAAAAGGCAAGGTACTTTTTAGGTCTTGTTTGGTATTGAGAAATTACAGTTGTTacgaaaaaaatataattataaaattaaagttaagtatgtaataaatataatttttaaatgataattttattattaaagatataatatatttttcataaaataagtgtaaaattaaatcaacttaactttcaagatataatagatagtgtttataaaaaactttagtATTAAACCTTTAAAGTTACAGTTATCCAACCGCAAATGCAAACAGGGTCTTAATTAATGGGTACAATATGTCTCATGTTTGGAATAAGTTTATAtagatttgaagaaaattgagTTACCTTTATGACttaagagggaaaaaaaaaaagagtaggaatccTTATGAAACTTTTATCACAAATTTAACCCTATGGGAAAAGTTAAAGTTCTTGATGATTGTAAAAATCTCTTCGCCTCATTCTTTAGGTCAAGTGTTTGAATCCTCCACTTTACATTAcaagtttaaatttattctcaatatataagaatattaatCTAAATCTAGGCGCAGATATCTAGACTACAccatcatataatttatttaagacaTTCTAGCAGACTTCAGTGACAGAccaaggttgcataattattattttgcaagTAGCATAGTTGaagaattattgttattggaTCAAAGAGAGAAGGCTAAAAGGTCAAATTGTGTTTCGTGTTTGTTTTAATGAACcgttttttaatcttttctgatACTGAATTGTCCTTCAGGCAAATTGAAGCGTTCCCGAAACAGGAACTGCGACGGCTCAATAGCAACTCACTCAATTGACTTCTAAACTCCTAGCCTTTTGTGCAATTCAAAGGGTGTAATTGTCATTTCATTCAACCCAAATGCTATATATACATCTTGACATGCTTCAAGGACATTTTGACtatgcaaaataattataatttcttttattctttaatggattttatttaaatttaagcaAGTCCAAAGCTTGATTATAAACAATAGAAACATGCATCGAATTAAGCTCATTCAAGAAAGGATGGGTGGccaagtaaataattttttttagcttaaaatcaaaattaaattataattaatgaacCTTAAGATGAGCAATGAATGAATTgacatttacttattttgatttctaAGACCTGCGTCCGACATCACTTTCTGTTAGGAGCTTACGTGGGGCCTAACAGCTCCATGACGTGGCAACATTTAATCCCACTAAGCATTGGGCATGATGCCATAACGCCACACTCGATAATGACACTTCAAAAAGGGTGGCTGGGTAGATGTCTGTTGTTATCCATGCAGCGCCTCCATCACCGTCCAAACTGATGACTTAACAATATATTAGAAGGATCATGCGGCCGCCGGTGACTGCAGGACGTCCATTACATTGATATTGTAACCGACAGTTTCATCATCTTTGAAAGAGTTTTGACACGTGGATAAAGTTGTGCCGGACCGACCGGCAGTCacgttaatttatttataaaagtgtgctaagatattttaatttctataatttataGCTCAACTTAATTTTCAGATCATTAAGCTAATTGCTGTTGTAAGTTGACATCAAGATGTACGTACAGTCACGTTTTAGTTTGTCATGTACCGCAAAAGTCTCACAAGGActtgagggaaaaaaaatatgtagaGACTGTAGTGATCTAGTGCTTGTACTTATCTTGATTCTTTAAGATGACATATATGAAATAcaaatttgatggtttttttCAACTAGCCAACCACACTCTAGCATCTGTCCttaattaaagatattttttcaAGTATAATCATATTTGTTAAAGAACTAGATCAAAAAGCTTTCGATGTTTGGTACGCAACATAACATtagtattgaaaattaaattttaattttaataagtcTCCTTAGATGTAATTTAAGGCCATATGATTCAGTGTCACTGAttgcattttaaaattctaaattaatgattttcaaTATCATTTCTTAGGCATctaacttaaatttgagataaaatatttaagacaCAAAGACATATTATTTTAGGcgacaaaaataattttggccCCGACAACCTTTATTGacacaaaaacaatttttattgtagactagtattattaaactaatattaataCTAAATGATATGGCATGTACGCAAGATTTCGGTTCAGTAGGGGCCGTAAAGAAGAAAACCAAAACTAAAGTAGGCTACAACATTATATCATTAATATTAAGGAGCCACTAGAGGGGGACATATTGGGAAATCCTAAAATATAGCAGGTTATAATCAAATCATGTAAAAAAAGGGTatctaaatttataattcatgTAGATATGGATAACTTCATGGCGTGTTTACtaaattggaattaaaataGCCTGGAATCGAAATTGGTAGGAATGAGAAAGAGTTAGAATGAAAATAGAGAATTtgaattagaataaattgtttaattaaactGTAGTAATCAGAATCAAAACAAGTTGGATTACCATTAATATGTTTACTTTGCCTTATAATCAAAATCTAAATGAATTAGATTGttacaaattactaaaaaatcctcaataaaacatttgaaagataatattttgacatatataacctcaaaaatattaataatacttaaattttattcattaaacacataataaaatataaataaattatttgattagtaaaaaaaatgataatgttTCCCTTAACAAAGcatgaaaaataagataaatatctaacacattttttttacattaatatgtgatatttataatgttatttttagtatattatgttgattttttttcttgttaattacATAAGCCAATCAAGAATTctttaatcatttgaattaaatttaatgtattaaataaaatttaaaatctactaaaaatttgtaaatataaataaaagagatggACCTATTATAAAACACACTCACCTAAATTTCTATTATGTTTAAGATTCTcattcaccaaaaaaaaaaaaaattgaatacacacataaaaaaagggggataagtaaaaaataataaaaggataatttatataataggaaataaatttatttaatagggGGATTAATgagaaataatattaaagttcCATTCAGATATTTTGCCATTCATATAGAAGTCagaatatttaacttttttcattcagaaagaatattaaataatcttataataaattataaatgatagaaaacaaaCGAATTAGAAACTGAAAATGTTAGGGATGTTAAAATCCTCCACGAGTTTGAAACCCCATAGGGCCAATCAAAAATGGagtgaattttgaataatttttgggaAATGAGGTGAGAAATGGGGGAAACATAAATTCTAAATTCTTAATGGGGTGGATTTAGTTTTGTACTCCCCACTCCACTCCCACCcaatccccattatatataaatttttaacttttgttcaataatgttgattaataaattttcattttattttacctaatataaataggttataattaaaagaaaatcctatattataattcttattcaattctaaaacattgttttcttttcttctctctcaaGGTAGTgcttttcaaacattttttagttttaatattgtttcaatcttttagagttttttaaataattatacttTATAATAAGTAATGATTGTATTTATGtctctaattattaatttattgaaatcatTTCCATACatgttataaaataagtaaatgaggAATAAGTTGGGGATGGAGAAATCATCCCCCACACATGATTCTTCATTCCCACcctactaaatttatttggggaCGGGGTGGGGAATGCTGGTGGAATTTTTAATCAGGTGGGGAATGAGGTAGGCCTCCCCACGCCCACCCCATCCCATCCCATTGCCATCCTTAAGAAATGtcttaaaataagtaaaattcgGACT
It contains:
- the LOC102614556 gene encoding transcriptional regulator TAC1 translates to METNSQASSIEKSSQILWSSDDLDSSDSGHVKSYTCAFCKRGFSNAQALGGHMNIHRKDRAKLRQFSEENLLSLDIAKAANPSIEAPNIVSEDRGAVILESSVQEKICTPKSKEEKMTRQLGESSSSSSHIDQYLDLELRLGPEPREASASRITKDLYRSSSH